A single window of Chlamydia ibidis 10-1398/6 DNA harbors:
- the trmD gene encoding tRNA (guanosine(37)-N1)-methyltransferase TrmD, which translates to MEIDILSLFPEYFSSPLKTSILGRAIDKGVLSIRSRNIRDFGLGKWKQVDDVPFSGKGMLLMAEPVVRAIRSVRKNGSKVIYLSPQGALLTAEKSRELAQYSHLVFLCGHYEGVDERALESEVDEEISIGDYVLTNGGLAALVVIDALSRFVPGVLGKQESADADSLEDGLLEGPQYTRPRMFEGREVPEVLLQGNHQAISLWKKSISLERTRQRRPDLYVRYLYERDGEHFHTSKINASEAVKESSVILEVGDIKCSQRFYKKAFRLSQSQGERFMLPGTPSVALNLVQVLGPIKHLSVFSIRLQTEKDFLIFLLRWKMLGGTVEDHSQGTDLIRWARDLDGHVWVISCNKMK; encoded by the coding sequence ATGGAGATCGACATACTTTCTTTATTCCCTGAGTATTTTTCTAGCCCTTTGAAAACAAGTATCTTAGGGAGAGCGATTGATAAAGGTGTATTAAGTATTCGTTCTAGAAATATTCGCGATTTTGGGTTAGGGAAGTGGAAGCAAGTAGATGATGTTCCTTTTTCTGGTAAGGGGATGCTTCTCATGGCTGAGCCCGTAGTCCGCGCGATAAGAAGTGTGCGAAAGAATGGTTCTAAAGTTATCTATTTATCTCCTCAGGGCGCCCTTTTGACAGCTGAAAAGAGTCGCGAGTTGGCGCAATATTCTCATTTAGTTTTTCTATGTGGGCACTACGAAGGAGTTGATGAGCGGGCTTTAGAAAGTGAAGTTGACGAAGAGATTAGCATAGGCGATTACGTTTTAACGAATGGTGGCTTGGCTGCGTTGGTTGTTATAGACGCTCTCTCTAGGTTTGTACCAGGCGTTTTGGGAAAACAAGAGAGTGCTGACGCTGATTCCTTAGAAGATGGTCTTCTTGAAGGTCCTCAGTATACCCGTCCTCGTATGTTTGAAGGGCGCGAGGTTCCTGAAGTTCTTCTTCAGGGTAACCATCAGGCTATTTCATTATGGAAGAAGAGTATCAGTTTGGAAAGAACTCGTCAGCGTCGCCCTGATCTTTATGTGCGTTATCTCTATGAAAGAGATGGGGAACATTTCCATACGAGCAAGATAAATGCATCAGAAGCTGTAAAAGAAAGTTCGGTAATTCTAGAAGTCGGTGATATTAAGTGTTCACAGCGGTTTTATAAGAAGGCTTTTAGATTGTCGCAATCTCAAGGGGAGAGGTTTATGCTTCCTGGGACTCCTTCTGTGGCTTTGAACTTAGTGCAGGTATTAGGGCCCATTAAGCATCTTTCTGTTTTTTCCATACGTCTTCAAACAGAGAAGGATTTTTTGATCTTTTTGTTGAGATGGAAAATGTTAGGAGGAACTGTAGAAGATCATTCACAAGGGACTGATTTAATTCGTTGGGCTCGCGATTTGGACGGTCATGTATGGGTAATCTCTTGTAATAAGATGAAATAG
- a CDS encoding 30S ribosomal protein S16: protein MALKIRLRQQGRRNHVVYRLVLADVESPRDGKYIELLGWYDPHSSVNYQLKSERIFYWVNQGAELTEKAAALVKQGAPGVYSELVAKQVARRTALCQKRRAYRKRRALKRAQTAQVAAK, encoded by the coding sequence GTGGCGTTAAAAATCCGTTTAAGACAACAAGGACGCAGAAATCACGTTGTTTATCGATTAGTACTTGCTGATGTCGAGTCTCCTCGTGATGGTAAGTATATAGAGTTATTAGGCTGGTACGATCCTCATAGCTCAGTAAACTATCAGTTGAAAAGCGAAAGAATTTTTTACTGGGTGAATCAAGGGGCAGAACTAACAGAAAAAGCGGCTGCTTTGGTCAAGCAGGGAGCCCCAGGTGTTTATAGTGAGCTGGTTGCTAAGCAGGTAGCTCGTAGAACTGCTTTATGCCAGAAGAGAAGAGCATATCGTAAGCGTCGTGCTTTGAAGAGAGCTCAAACTGCACAAGTCGCTGCTAAGTAA
- the ffh gene encoding signal recognition particle protein, translated as MISSLSQKLSSVFSSLVSSRRITEENICESIREVRLALLDADVNYHVVKSFIAKVREKILGNEIWKDVSPGQQFIRCLHEELVDLLRDGREDLVLQGNPAVVLFCGLQGAGKTTTCAKLAAYLIREKKARKVLVVSCDLKRFAAVEQLKNLISQTQADFYESEFQDPKKTAAEALAYAEAHGHDLVLIDTAGRLHVDEALMEELVEIQKCVHACERLFVMNLAMGQDVVATAKAFDDKLDLTGVVLSMTDGDARAGAVLSMKSLLAKPIKFEGCGEKILDLRPFNSESMADRILGMGDTVHFVKKMQECISEEENEELGKKLMTATFTYEDYHKQMMAFRRLGPLRKLMSMMPSLGGARPTDQEMEQSEKHMKKTEAIILSMTPEERKEKVDLSMSRMKRIASGCGLTLGDVNQFRKQMMQSKKFFKGMTKDKIEQMRKKMSGGNLWR; from the coding sequence ATGATCAGTTCATTATCACAAAAACTATCGTCTGTTTTTTCTTCTTTGGTTTCTTCACGTAGAATTACCGAAGAGAATATTTGTGAATCTATAAGAGAAGTGCGATTGGCTCTTCTTGATGCTGATGTGAATTACCATGTTGTTAAATCTTTTATTGCTAAGGTTCGTGAAAAGATTCTTGGCAACGAGATTTGGAAGGATGTTTCTCCTGGACAGCAGTTTATTCGTTGCTTACATGAAGAATTAGTTGATCTTCTTCGAGATGGTCGCGAAGATCTTGTCCTTCAGGGTAATCCTGCGGTAGTTCTGTTCTGCGGTTTACAAGGGGCTGGAAAAACGACAACGTGTGCTAAGCTTGCCGCTTATTTAATTCGAGAGAAAAAAGCTCGAAAAGTGCTTGTTGTTTCTTGTGATTTGAAACGTTTTGCTGCTGTGGAGCAATTAAAAAATTTGATTTCACAAACGCAAGCAGATTTTTATGAAAGTGAATTTCAAGATCCAAAAAAAACAGCTGCAGAGGCTTTAGCGTATGCTGAAGCTCATGGTCATGACTTAGTTTTGATTGATACAGCCGGACGTTTGCATGTTGATGAAGCTCTTATGGAAGAGCTCGTTGAAATCCAGAAGTGTGTGCATGCTTGTGAGAGATTATTTGTTATGAATCTAGCCATGGGACAAGATGTTGTCGCAACAGCAAAGGCATTTGACGACAAGTTAGATCTTACGGGTGTTGTGCTTTCTATGACTGATGGAGATGCTCGTGCGGGTGCCGTTCTTTCAATGAAAAGTTTGTTAGCTAAACCAATAAAGTTTGAAGGGTGCGGAGAGAAAATTCTTGATTTGCGTCCTTTTAACTCTGAGTCTATGGCCGACCGGATCCTTGGTATGGGTGATACGGTACACTTTGTAAAGAAGATGCAGGAGTGTATTTCCGAAGAAGAAAATGAAGAACTTGGGAAAAAGCTTATGACTGCTACCTTCACTTATGAAGATTACCACAAACAGATGATGGCATTTCGTCGTCTGGGACCACTTCGTAAACTTATGAGCATGATGCCAAGTTTAGGAGGGGCTAGACCTACTGATCAGGAGATGGAACAATCTGAAAAACATATGAAAAAAACTGAAGCGATTATCTTGTCTATGACTCCTGAAGAAAGAAAGGAGAAAGTGGATTTGAGTATGAGTCGCATGAAGAGGATAGCTTCCGGTTGTGGGTTAACTCTCGGTGATGTAAATCAGTTCCGCAAACAGATGATGCAATCCAAAAAGTTTTTTAAAGGTATGACGAAAGATAAAATAGAACAAATGAGAAAGAAAATGTCTGGAGGAAACCTGTGGCGTTAA